In Candidatus Promineifilum breve, one genomic interval encodes:
- a CDS encoding LVIVD repeat-containing protein codes for MSTVFSRVRAVFVLTSLLVLGVWLAPYSLTPVAAADATEVDIVGHIGGASLTVDAQGDYAYVGEGTQLTILDVSNPVAPVVAGRSPVFLDVVQDVKVEGNLAYVALGYEGLAILDVTNPSAPIILGTLAMPLYVHAGEIVVAGQYAYVVDQGDGFLMIINVANPAAPSHTGSIDIEGHVLSLAVAGSYAYVITFDALSFIDVTDPEDPFVAGEYAFEEVWGSPEVEDMAVVGDYAYILMNDPKLVWVLDITDPESPVQVGMADLLQYSLSITVGEDYAYVVDIKGGLTTVDIGDPANPAESGYLAPRQDIPDGGSGLVVAGDLAFFNDPYGLRIADISDPGNPVQTSTYDTLAIPTGLTAVGDYVYVTDGWRGLIIIDAANPARPRRVGSYDTPGYARNVVVSGDYAYVTDDDAGLQIIDVTDPAAPAAAGSLGGLGTAVSLDVAGNYAYVTAYSGGYGLRVIDVADPADPVQVGSLPTPGYSWNVDVVGQYAYVVNAHNLGGFVIIDVANPTAPVQVGSYGGDDVYFRVNSMKVVGDMAYLAADYYGGLRIVNVADPSAPVDVGTYDTPGEARDLAVSGPHVYVADDRGGLRIFDVTDPALPVEVAYNDTIIAYNVVLAGDHAFVLHDWSGLNILQTPQSDDDGQSDETEDGAPNGGDGNNDGIPDSEQANVVSLPNSEDGGYLTLAAPAGIALVDVQATANPSPGDTPAGADFPVGFLDFEIEGLAPGEAVAVTIILHGGETVNAYYKYGPEPGNPADHWYAFDYDGTTGAEYAAGQIVLHLVDGERGDSDLTADGVIVDPGAPAVVSPVASEVLYVSGTAGGNAGGVGFDNRDILAYDTGAQTWAIHFDGSDVGIKPLAAFTILDDDSLVLAFTANVKLPGLGTVLPHDLVRFVPSTLGATTTGSFEWYLDGSDVGLSKSGEKIDAVDVLPDGRVLISPAGTAQVGPANGVVAAKQDLLALTPTSLGSTSAGSWSLYFDGSTVAGLGSEDVVGAAVDGGSGAIYLTISNGFTVGGVRGGAKDVVRLEPGGGGFTVHQFWNGPANGFMPNLGGIEFGD; via the coding sequence ATGTCAACCGTATTCAGTCGTGTTCGTGCCGTTTTTGTTTTGACGAGTTTGTTGGTGTTGGGGGTGTGGCTTGCCCCCTATAGCCTCACCCCTGTGGCGGCGGCCGACGCCACGGAGGTCGACATTGTCGGCCATATCGGCGGCGCCTCGCTCACTGTCGACGCCCAGGGCGATTACGCCTACGTCGGCGAGGGGACGCAGCTCACCATCCTGGACGTATCCAACCCCGTCGCGCCGGTCGTGGCCGGCAGGTCGCCCGTTTTCCTCGACGTTGTTCAGGATGTCAAGGTCGAAGGGAACTTAGCCTACGTTGCCCTGGGCTACGAAGGCCTGGCCATCCTTGATGTCACCAACCCGTCAGCGCCAATCATCCTTGGCACGCTCGCTATGCCCCTCTACGTTCACGCCGGTGAGATTGTGGTGGCCGGTCAGTATGCCTACGTCGTTGACCAAGGTGATGGGTTCCTGATGATCATTAATGTCGCCAATCCGGCCGCGCCAAGCCATACCGGATCCATTGACATAGAAGGCCACGTTCTCAGCCTGGCTGTGGCCGGGAGTTATGCCTATGTGATTACCTTTGATGCACTTTCGTTTATTGACGTGACGGATCCCGAAGACCCCTTTGTTGCCGGCGAGTACGCATTTGAAGAGGTATGGGGGTCGCCGGAGGTGGAGGATATGGCCGTGGTGGGTGATTATGCCTACATCCTGATGAATGACCCCAAGCTGGTCTGGGTCCTCGATATAACCGACCCGGAAAGCCCGGTACAGGTAGGTATGGCTGACCTTCTCCAATATTCGCTGTCAATCACTGTCGGCGAAGATTATGCTTATGTCGTCGATATTAAGGGCGGCCTGACGACGGTGGACATTGGCGACCCGGCGAACCCAGCCGAAAGCGGCTACCTGGCCCCACGTCAGGATATACCTGATGGCGGTAGCGGCCTGGTTGTCGCCGGAGACCTGGCCTTCTTCAACGATCCCTACGGCTTGAGGATTGCCGACATCTCCGATCCGGGCAATCCGGTACAGACGAGCACCTATGACACACTCGCAATCCCCACCGGGTTGACCGCGGTCGGTGATTACGTTTACGTCACCGACGGTTGGCGCGGCCTGATTATCATCGACGCGGCTAACCCGGCCCGCCCGCGCCGGGTCGGGTCCTATGACACGCCAGGCTATGCCCGCAACGTCGTGGTGTCCGGCGACTACGCCTACGTTACCGATGACGACGCCGGCTTGCAGATCATCGACGTGACCGACCCCGCCGCGCCCGCGGCCGCCGGTTCCCTGGGCGGTCTGGGCACAGCCGTGAGCCTGGATGTGGCCGGCAATTATGCCTACGTCACCGCCTACTCTGGCGGCTATGGCTTGCGCGTCATCGACGTTGCCGACCCCGCCGATCCGGTTCAAGTCGGCTCCTTGCCGACACCGGGGTATTCCTGGAACGTTGACGTTGTGGGCCAGTATGCCTACGTGGTCAATGCCCATAATCTCGGCGGGTTTGTCATTATCGATGTTGCCAACCCGACCGCCCCCGTTCAGGTTGGCAGCTATGGCGGCGATGATGTGTACTTTCGTGTTAATTCCATGAAGGTGGTCGGTGACATGGCCTATCTCGCGGCCGATTACTATGGAGGTCTGCGCATCGTCAACGTAGCCGATCCATCCGCGCCGGTTGACGTGGGCACGTATGACACGCCCGGCGAAGCCAGAGACCTGGCAGTTAGCGGCCCCCATGTCTATGTGGCTGATGATAGGGGAGGGTTGCGAATATTCGACGTAACAGATCCTGCGCTGCCGGTAGAGGTCGCCTATAACGATACTATTATTGCCTACAATGTGGTCTTGGCCGGGGATCACGCCTTTGTGCTCCACGATTGGTCCGGCCTTAATATTCTGCAAACTCCCCAAAGCGACGACGACGGCCAGTCCGACGAAACCGAGGACGGCGCGCCCAACGGCGGCGACGGCAATAACGACGGCATCCCCGACAGCGAGCAGGCCAACGTCGTGTCGCTGCCCAACAGCGAGGACGGCGGCTATCTGACGCTGGCAGCGCCGGCCGGCATCGCGCTGGTCGATGTGCAGGCCACCGCCAACCCGTCGCCCGGCGATACCCCCGCCGGGGCCGACTTCCCCGTGGGCTTCCTCGACTTCGAGATTGAAGGCCTCGCGCCCGGCGAGGCTGTGGCCGTGACCATCATCCTCCACGGCGGCGAGACGGTCAATGCCTATTACAAATATGGCCCGGAGCCGGGCAATCCGGCCGACCATTGGTATGCGTTCGACTACGACGGCACGACCGGCGCGGAGTATGCGGCCGGGCAAATCGTCCTCCATCTGGTCGACGGCGAGCGGGGCGACAGCGATCTGACCGCCGACGGCGTCATCGTCGATCCCGGCGCGCCGGCTGTCGTGTCGCCGGTGGCGTCCGAGGTGCTCTACGTGAGCGGCACGGCCGGCGGCAATGCCGGCGGCGTCGGCTTCGATAATCGCGACATCCTGGCCTACGACACCGGCGCGCAGACGTGGGCGATCCACTTCGACGGCTCCGACGTGGGCATCAAGCCGCTCGCGGCTTTCACCATCCTCGACGATGACAGCCTGGTGCTGGCCTTCACCGCCAATGTCAAACTGCCCGGCCTGGGCACGGTGCTGCCCCACGATCTGGTGCGCTTCGTCCCCTCGACGCTGGGGGCAACGACCACCGGCTCCTTTGAGTGGTATCTCGACGGCTCCGACGTCGGCCTGAGCAAGTCCGGCGAGAAGATCGACGCCGTCGATGTGTTGCCCGACGGGCGGGTGCTCATCAGCCCCGCCGGCACGGCCCAGGTCGGCCCGGCCAACGGCGTGGTGGCGGCCAAGCAGGACCTGCTGGCCCTGACGCCGACGAGTCTGGGATCGACTTCCGCCGGTAGTTGGTCACTCTATTTTGACGGGTCGACCGTGGCCGGGCTGGGTTCGGAGGATGTCGTCGGCGCGGCGGTCGATGGCGGCTCCGGCGCGATCTACCTGACCATCTCCAATGGCTTCACCGTTGGCGGCGTCCGGGGTGGGGCGAAGGACGTGGTGCGTCTGGAGCCGGGCGGCGGCGGCTTCACCGTCCATCAATTCTGGAACGGCCCGGCCAATGGCTTCATGCCCAACCTGGGCGGGATTGAGTTCGGCGACTGA
- a CDS encoding TIGR03960 family B12-binding radical SAM protein has protein sequence MTPVEIDQALERILPRVTKPGRYTGGELNQVVKEWDSVGYRVAMAFPDIYDIGMSNLGWMIHYDIINKHRNLLAERVFCPWDDMEAALRAGGIPLFSLETKRPIRDFDMLAMTLPYEQLFTNALNLLDLAGLPVRSADRDASFPLVVAGGHACYNPEPMAPFIDVFVIGEGEEVLLEIIGTMRATAHLDRHTQLRHVAGITGCYVPRFYDVAYHPDGTVAAITPNVPEAPPRVLKAIVPVLPPPVTNFIVPFVETVHNRAPIEIMRGCTRGCRFCHAGMVTRPVRQRPVAEVLAAMEAIIAQTGYEEIALMSLSSSDYTHVLELTEQVGARFGHLGLNLSLPSLRIETVSTQLMDNLGDHRRTGFTLAPEAATERMRNIINKYVTDEQLLETAREIYRRDWRTIKLYFMIGHPQEEMADVEAIVDLARRVLAEGRRFHNNKAAVNVGVSTFIPKPHTPFQWEPMGQLDDVRAKISYLSREFKRPGLKLRWNDPDESAFEGILTRGDRRLAEVVERAWRKGAKFDAWYDHFRQDAWYEAMAEEGLDPTFYTHRKRPIDELFPWEHIDVAVTRRFLTQDYLMSGRQETRVDCRHHCFACGILPKLKELRRETAPEAWECPPVTRVGERKKSIELPVI, from the coding sequence ATGACCCCAGTTGAGATCGACCAAGCCCTGGAGCGCATCCTCCCCCGCGTCACCAAACCCGGCCGTTACACCGGCGGCGAACTGAACCAGGTCGTCAAGGAGTGGGATAGCGTCGGCTACCGCGTGGCGATGGCCTTCCCCGACATCTACGACATCGGCATGTCGAACCTGGGCTGGATGATCCACTACGACATCATCAACAAGCACCGCAACCTGCTGGCCGAGCGCGTCTTCTGCCCCTGGGACGACATGGAAGCAGCCCTGCGCGCGGGCGGCATCCCTCTCTTCTCGCTGGAGACGAAGCGCCCCATCCGTGACTTCGACATGCTGGCGATGACGCTACCCTATGAGCAGTTGTTCACCAACGCCCTGAACCTGCTGGACCTGGCCGGGCTGCCGGTGCGTTCGGCCGACCGGGACGCAAGCTTCCCGCTGGTCGTGGCCGGCGGCCACGCCTGCTACAACCCGGAGCCGATGGCCCCCTTCATCGACGTGTTCGTCATCGGCGAGGGGGAAGAGGTGCTGCTGGAGATCATCGGCACGATGCGCGCCACGGCCCATCTGGATCGCCATACGCAACTGCGCCACGTGGCCGGCATCACCGGCTGCTACGTGCCCCGCTTCTATGACGTGGCCTACCACCCCGACGGCACGGTGGCGGCCATCACCCCCAACGTGCCCGAGGCCCCGCCGCGCGTGCTCAAGGCTATCGTGCCCGTTTTGCCGCCGCCCGTCACCAATTTCATCGTGCCCTTCGTCGAGACGGTGCATAACCGCGCCCCAATCGAGATCATGCGCGGCTGCACCCGCGGCTGCCGCTTCTGCCACGCGGGCATGGTGACCCGGCCGGTGCGCCAGCGGCCGGTGGCCGAAGTGCTGGCGGCGATGGAGGCCATCATCGCCCAGACCGGCTACGAGGAGATCGCCCTGATGTCGCTCTCCTCCAGCGACTACACCCACGTGCTGGAATTGACCGAGCAGGTCGGGGCGCGCTTCGGCCATCTGGGGCTGAACCTGTCGCTGCCGTCGCTGCGCATCGAGACGGTCAGCACGCAACTGATGGACAACCTGGGCGACCACCGCCGCACCGGCTTCACGCTGGCCCCCGAGGCGGCCACGGAGCGGATGCGCAACATCATCAACAAGTACGTCACCGACGAGCAACTGCTGGAGACGGCGCGCGAGATTTACCGCCGCGACTGGCGCACGATCAAGCTCTACTTCATGATCGGCCACCCGCAGGAGGAGATGGCCGACGTGGAAGCCATCGTCGATCTGGCGCGGCGGGTGCTGGCCGAGGGGCGACGCTTCCATAATAACAAGGCGGCGGTCAACGTCGGCGTCAGCACCTTCATCCCCAAGCCCCACACCCCCTTCCAGTGGGAGCCGATGGGCCAACTGGACGACGTGCGGGCCAAGATCAGCTACCTGAGCCGCGAATTCAAGCGGCCCGGGCTGAAGCTGCGCTGGAACGACCCCGATGAGTCGGCCTTCGAGGGCATCCTGACCCGCGGCGACCGGCGGCTGGCCGAGGTGGTGGAGCGGGCCTGGCGCAAGGGGGCCAAGTTCGACGCCTGGTACGACCACTTCCGGCAGGACGCCTGGTATGAGGCGATGGCCGAGGAGGGACTTGATCCGACTTTCTACACTCACCGCAAGCGGCCGATCGATGAACTCTTCCCCTGGGAACATATCGACGTGGCCGTGACGCGCCGCTTTCTGACCCAGGACTACCTGATGAGCGGCCGGCAGGAAACCCGCGTCGATTGCCGCCACCACTGTTTTGCCTGCGGCATCCTGCCCAAGCTGAAGGAGTTGCGGCGCGAAACCGCACCGGAGGCCTGGGAGTGCCCGCCGGTGACGAGGGTTGGCGAGCGAAAGAAATCCATTGAGCTGCCGGTCATTTAA
- a CDS encoding PaaI family thioesterase codes for MSGLELMQAMVEGKLPMAPIATVIPMKGVTAEHGRILFEAQADERHLNPLGGVHGGFAATVMDSVTACAVHTVLEAGVGYATVDLNVKMVKAVPRGIPLLAEGKVIFVSRSLGIAEGTLKDADGALYAHATATCLIMRPK; via the coding sequence ATGTCCGGTCTTGAACTTATGCAGGCCATGGTCGAGGGCAAGTTGCCGATGGCCCCTATCGCCACCGTCATCCCCATGAAGGGCGTGACGGCCGAACACGGCCGCATCCTCTTTGAGGCCCAGGCCGACGAACGCCACCTGAACCCCCTCGGCGGGGTGCATGGCGGATTTGCCGCCACGGTGATGGACTCGGTGACGGCTTGCGCTGTCCATACCGTGTTGGAAGCGGGCGTCGGCTACGCCACCGTCGATTTGAATGTGAAGATGGTCAAGGCTGTGCCGCGCGGCATCCCCCTGCTGGCCGAAGGGAAGGTGATCTTCGTCTCCCGGTCGTTGGGCATCGCCGAGGGCACGCTGAAAGACGCCGACGGCGCCCTCTACGCCCATGCCACGGCGACGTGCCTGATCATGCGCCCAAAATGA
- a CDS encoding FG-GAP repeat domain-containing protein produces the protein MKHIHRRPARTMVRAIFLLLPFVLAGGALALSLKLAAAVPPPQDLMQTTDGPDVLFTSPEPRHSQAVAWGDVDGDGDLDLAVGNGVFPSASSRLNLGQYNRADQLYLNNGRGQFTAHDLAAEPAGADDTRGLAWGDWDGDGDLDLAAANGSKAGGPQPNLVYENVGGVLRYATGEEALGWQSAESRLSSSTGWGDWDGDGDLDLAFGNEETPNQVYENISNTLHFDPAAGLGWEAPAAAHTSSLAWGDWDGDGDLDLAFGNYSGSLTLDATFLSTESDADGLQVYENISGTLQLAPEGGLGWSSGAPALVQAIAWGDWDGDGDLDLAAGGGSRGNEKGAFLQVWENQAGVLTIDPAKGLGWELVAVDGLAAYDKPAGLAWADWNRDGDLDLIIANNAGAGMGRRNQIYENVGGALSLDVSQDIGWQSTLPINRLSETTFAVAAGDADGDGDPDMAFANGGMENGGQDSNILLNTMPAIGFDRRPWESADARAGTGVAWGDWDGDGDLDLAVSADSQPVVVYENVDGRLGWDAALDLGWEAPITNTARSTDVAWGDWNGDGDLDLAVANDGAPDVVYENEAGTLALDPAAGLGWQAAISDTSRTLAVAWGDWDGDGDLDLALGKEGDPAQVLENEGGRLQLDPARQLGWVSPEPLSARDVAWGDWDDDGDLDLALGTRVYENDDNDLRLDPARELGFNGQMPATSVAWGDVDGDGDLDLAAAADLGRVRLYENSGRQLVFNLRTGWGWESRDFVHVRDLAWGDADGDGDLDLATANATDAAFEPNRIFENVNGQLKAVAAWATADSGAATGLLRQSQAVAWGDVDGDGDLDLAYADTCTAENCSRRDFPTTLYYNTVQRATSDRPALAIPLPTVADPDSTAAANFYASTDIVSSNVINIPYRLVAASGATAGRIEMFYSLDGEKWRPARPTADTPTTNLASSAAGTNHVYGWDTFASHFFGRSDNVVMRLVVYQNPLPRDEAAGGTYAYFNNTTGSFERPLATATTFPFRVQSTQIQVISGGLRVPGAWVYRLPAEQIDGAQLMPDPAQPQRTNDRGLLPGGGLLQSGDQLVAIVPAPQAPASFSKKARLFYTSAPATRGGLDMTTFEQPGIIRLTISPDNPLLLFDLDVSLEWDARQDPTFLTGLANSFQRASEILYDTTNGQAALGVVRVFQNKEYWGQADVVVLANNGMRPSAAIGGVAKTPITETVRVGVEATKVITNAYNGGQIRMGTVWDPYGENTAELGEEWWRALAHELAHYLFFLPDNYLGFKDGNVLGRVNCQGSFMTSTYDPAYSEFLIEEEWLGDCRRSLAEITTGRTDWETILHYYDMLQSPGEAEAPFEGPGVQPLGLTEFIFWPPQEERTAIAARNFDVRDRDNERLRLPAAQAYLFQTQGTADPTDDMLVALGSPTGGGDRLKVRGAYPGDRLCLIESSTGQAYIGCDDNVQPGDVSLRVAPLAAAWQPEIAAQSVTSRTVQITVTQALAPGEQAQVQLFPRHYWSVPNFAGLSPTATLQADGNEHTATLTMTLPAYDVAVRVWVDGGDRREAISQFLLNPPWPAADPNATVIGGPNPTGIGGPNPTGIGGANSPVMGGPNATGIGGPNATGIGGPNPTGIGGPNATGIGGPNATGIGGPNATGIGGPNATGIGGASLSFNAPILSADAQVVVYSKEGFFEDNGVETLQVLGRVPELDAHPWLAPVGQAYAVELDPAVTAPRIIGFNYLQRDVPEGYEHTLALYFMPEGERGWQRLDSVRYVENLVVADLQPQSGLYAIMSTLIMPELVPGWNLVVYPLPDTRPLDDALASLGGRASVVYESEQAGAPPPDGAKTNVDQLEFAHLYWLWLEGDDPAPFYLAPPRRSPDGILPGTGVLPPPN, from the coding sequence ATGAAGCACATTCACCGGCGGCCGGCGCGGACGATGGTTCGCGCCATTTTTTTGTTGCTGCCCTTCGTCCTGGCCGGCGGCGCGCTGGCGTTGTCGCTGAAGCTGGCCGCGGCCGTTCCGCCCCCCCAAGACCTGATGCAAACGACAGACGGCCCCGACGTGCTCTTCACCAGCCCCGAACCGCGCCACAGTCAGGCCGTGGCCTGGGGCGACGTGGATGGCGACGGCGACCTCGACCTGGCCGTAGGCAACGGCGTCTTCCCATCGGCCAGCTCCCGGCTCAACCTCGGCCAGTATAACCGCGCCGATCAACTCTATCTCAACAACGGCCGCGGCCAATTCACCGCGCATGACCTGGCCGCTGAGCCGGCCGGGGCCGACGACACGCGCGGATTGGCCTGGGGCGACTGGGACGGCGACGGCGACCTCGACCTGGCCGCGGCCAACGGCAGCAAGGCCGGCGGCCCCCAGCCCAATCTGGTCTACGAGAATGTCGGTGGTGTGCTGCGTTATGCCACGGGCGAAGAGGCGCTGGGCTGGCAATCGGCCGAAAGCCGCCTCTCCAGCAGCACCGGCTGGGGCGACTGGGACGGCGACGGCGACCTCGATCTGGCCTTCGGCAACGAGGAAACCCCCAACCAGGTCTACGAGAACATCAGCAACACGCTCCACTTCGATCCGGCCGCCGGGCTGGGCTGGGAAGCCCCGGCGGCGGCCCATACGTCGAGCCTGGCCTGGGGCGACTGGGACGGCGACGGCGACCTCGACCTGGCCTTCGGCAACTACAGCGGCTCCCTGACATTGGACGCCACTTTCCTCAGCACAGAGTCCGACGCCGATGGGTTGCAGGTCTACGAGAATATCAGCGGCACGCTCCAACTCGCGCCGGAGGGCGGCCTGGGCTGGTCATCGGGCGCGCCGGCGCTGGTGCAGGCCATCGCCTGGGGCGATTGGGACGGCGACGGCGATCTCGATTTGGCCGCGGGCGGCGGCAGCCGCGGCAACGAAAAGGGTGCGTTTCTACAGGTCTGGGAGAATCAGGCCGGCGTGCTGACCATCGATCCGGCCAAGGGGCTGGGGTGGGAATTGGTCGCTGTCGATGGGTTGGCCGCCTATGACAAGCCGGCCGGGCTGGCCTGGGCCGACTGGAATCGCGACGGCGACCTGGATTTGATCATCGCCAACAATGCCGGCGCCGGCATGGGCCGCCGCAACCAGATCTATGAGAACGTCGGCGGCGCGCTGAGCCTCGACGTGAGCCAGGACATCGGCTGGCAATCGACGCTGCCCATCAACCGCCTCTCGGAAACCACGTTCGCCGTGGCTGCCGGCGATGCCGACGGCGACGGCGACCCCGACATGGCTTTCGCCAACGGCGGCATGGAAAACGGTGGTCAGGACAGTAACATTCTGCTCAATACGATGCCGGCCATCGGCTTCGATCGCCGGCCGTGGGAATCGGCCGACGCCCGCGCCGGCACCGGTGTGGCCTGGGGCGATTGGGACGGCGACGGCGATCTCGACCTGGCCGTCAGCGCCGACAGCCAACCCGTTGTGGTGTATGAGAACGTGGACGGCCGGCTCGGCTGGGACGCGGCGCTCGACCTCGGTTGGGAAGCGCCCATCACCAACACCGCCCGCTCGACCGACGTCGCCTGGGGCGACTGGAACGGCGACGGCGATCTCGATCTGGCCGTGGCGAACGACGGCGCGCCTGACGTGGTCTACGAAAACGAGGCGGGAACGCTGGCGCTCGACCCGGCCGCGGGGCTGGGCTGGCAGGCGGCCATCAGCGACACCAGCCGCACCCTGGCCGTGGCCTGGGGCGACTGGGACGGCGACGGTGATCTCGATTTGGCCCTGGGCAAAGAGGGCGATCCGGCGCAGGTGCTGGAGAATGAGGGCGGCCGCCTGCAACTGGATCCGGCGCGCCAACTCGGCTGGGTTTCGCCCGAACCACTGAGCGCCCGGGATGTGGCCTGGGGCGACTGGGACGATGACGGCGATCTCGATCTGGCGCTGGGAACGCGCGTCTACGAGAACGATGACAACGATCTGCGCCTGGACCCGGCTCGCGAGCTGGGCTTCAACGGCCAGATGCCGGCCACGAGTGTGGCCTGGGGCGACGTGGACGGCGACGGCGATCTCGACCTGGCCGCCGCCGCCGACCTGGGCCGCGTCCGCCTCTATGAGAACAGCGGCCGGCAACTGGTCTTCAACCTGCGCACCGGCTGGGGTTGGGAGTCGCGCGATTTCGTCCACGTGCGCGATTTGGCCTGGGGGGATGCCGACGGCGACGGCGACCTCGACCTGGCGACGGCCAACGCCACCGATGCGGCCTTCGAACCAAACCGGATTTTCGAGAACGTCAACGGGCAACTAAAGGCGGTGGCAGCCTGGGCAACGGCCGACAGCGGGGCCGCCACCGGCCTGCTACGCCAATCGCAGGCGGTGGCCTGGGGCGACGTGGACGGCGATGGCGACCTTGACCTGGCCTACGCCGACACTTGCACCGCCGAAAACTGCTCGCGGCGGGACTTTCCCACCACCCTCTATTACAATACGGTGCAGCGCGCGACGAGCGACCGCCCGGCCCTGGCTATCCCGTTGCCCACCGTCGCCGACCCCGACAGCACGGCCGCGGCCAATTTCTACGCCTCGACCGACATCGTGAGCAGCAACGTGATCAACATCCCCTACCGGCTGGTGGCCGCGTCCGGCGCCACCGCCGGCCGGATCGAGATGTTCTATTCGCTGGACGGCGAGAAATGGCGACCGGCCCGGCCCACGGCGGACACGCCAACCACCAATCTGGCCTCCAGCGCGGCGGGCACGAACCACGTCTATGGCTGGGACACGTTCGCCAGCCACTTCTTCGGCCGCTCCGATAATGTGGTCATGCGCCTGGTTGTCTATCAGAACCCGTTGCCCCGCGACGAGGCCGCCGGCGGCACGTATGCCTACTTCAATAATACCACCGGCTCCTTCGAGCGGCCGCTGGCGACGGCGACCACTTTCCCCTTTCGCGTCCAGAGCACCCAGATTCAGGTCATCAGCGGCGGGCTGCGCGTGCCGGGGGCCTGGGTCTACCGGCTGCCGGCCGAGCAGATCGACGGCGCGCAACTGATGCCCGACCCGGCCCAGCCCCAGCGGACGAATGACCGGGGCTTACTGCCCGGCGGCGGCCTGTTGCAATCGGGCGATCAATTGGTGGCTATCGTGCCCGCGCCACAAGCCCCGGCGTCCTTCTCCAAGAAGGCGCGCCTGTTCTACACCAGCGCGCCGGCCACCCGGGGCGGGCTGGACATGACCACATTCGAGCAGCCGGGCATCATTCGGCTGACCATCTCCCCCGACAACCCGTTGCTGCTGTTCGATCTGGACGTGTCGCTGGAATGGGACGCGCGCCAAGACCCTACCTTTCTGACCGGGCTGGCCAACAGCTTCCAGCGCGCCTCGGAAATCCTCTATGACACCACCAACGGCCAGGCTGCCCTGGGCGTGGTGCGGGTGTTCCAGAATAAGGAGTATTGGGGGCAGGCCGACGTGGTTGTGCTGGCGAATAATGGCATGCGGCCGTCGGCGGCCATCGGCGGCGTCGCCAAGACGCCCATCACCGAGACGGTGCGGGTTGGGGTAGAGGCGACGAAGGTCATCACCAACGCCTACAATGGCGGGCAGATTCGCATGGGCACGGTCTGGGATCCCTATGGCGAGAACACGGCCGAATTGGGCGAAGAGTGGTGGCGCGCCCTGGCCCACGAACTGGCCCATTATTTGTTCTTCCTGCCCGATAACTACCTGGGCTTCAAGGACGGCAACGTCCTGGGCCGGGTCAATTGTCAGGGCAGCTTTATGACCTCCACCTACGACCCGGCCTATAGCGAGTTCCTCATTGAAGAGGAGTGGCTCGGCGATTGCCGGCGGAGTCTGGCCGAGATCACCACCGGCCGCACCGATTGGGAGACGATCCTGCATTACTACGACATGCTCCAGTCGCCGGGCGAGGCCGAAGCGCCGTTCGAGGGGCCGGGGGTGCAGCCGTTGGGGCTGACTGAGTTCATTTTCTGGCCGCCGCAGGAAGAGCGGACGGCCATTGCCGCCCGCAACTTCGACGTGCGCGACAGGGACAACGAACGGCTGCGCCTGCCCGCGGCCCAGGCTTACCTGTTCCAGACCCAGGGCACGGCCGACCCGACGGACGACATGCTGGTGGCGTTAGGCAGCCCGACCGGCGGCGGCGACCGGCTCAAGGTGCGGGGGGCCTATCCCGGCGACCGCCTGTGCCTGATCGAAAGCAGCACCGGGCAGGCCTACATCGGCTGCGATGACAACGTGCAGCCGGGCGACGTGTCGTTGCGCGTGGCCCCGCTGGCTGCGGCCTGGCAACCGGAGATCGCCGCCCAGTCTGTCACCAGCCGCACGGTGCAGATCACCGTGACCCAGGCCCTCGCGCCGGGCGAGCAGGCCCAGGTGCAGCTATTCCCGCGCCATTACTGGTCGGTGCCCAACTTCGCCGGGCTGTCGCCCACGGCCACGCTGCAAGCGGACGGCAATGAGCATACGGCCACGCTGACCATGACCCTGCCGGCCTATGACGTGGCCGTGCGCGTCTGGGTCGACGGCGGCGACCGGCGCGAGGCGATCAGTCAGTTCCTACTGAATCCGCCATGGCCGGCCGCCGACCCGAATGCGACGGTCATCGGCGGGCCAAACCCCACCGGCATCGGCGGGCCAAACCCCACCGGCATCGGCGGCGCGAATTCGCCGGTCATGGGCGGGCCGAATGCGACGGGCATTGGTGGGCCGAACGCGACCGGCATCGGCGGGCCGAATCCTACGGGCATCGGCGGGCCGAACGCGACGGGCATCGGTGGGCCAAACGCGACCGGTATCGGCGGGCCAAACGCGACGGGTATCGGCGGGCCGAATGCGACGGGTATCGGCGGCGCGAGTCTATCATTCAATGCGCCCATCTTGTCGGCCGATGCTCAGGTTGTTGTCTATAGCAAAGAGGGCTTTTTCGAGGATAACGGCGTCGAAACGTTGCAAGTGCTGGGGCGTGTGCCGGAGCTGGACGCGCACCCGTGGTTAGCCCCGGTTGGGCAAGCCTACGCGGTCGAACTCGACCCGGCCGTCACCGCGCCGCGGATTATCGGCTTCAACTATCTGCAACGGGACGTGCCCGAAGGGTACGAGCATACGCTGGCCCTCTACTTTATGCCCGAGGGCGAGCGCGGCTGGCAACGGCTGGACAGTGTACGGTACGTGGAAAATCTGGTGGTCGCCGATCTCCAGCCACAAAGCGGCCTGTACGCCATCATGTCCACCCTGATCATGCCGGAACTGGTTCCCGGCTGGAATCTGGTCGTCTACCCGCTGCCCGATACGCGACCCCTTGATGATGCGCTCGCCTCCCTGGGCGGGCGGGCGTCGGTCGTCTACGAGAGCGAGCAGGCCGGCGCGCCGCCGCCGGACGGGGCCAAGACGAACGTCGATCAACTCGAATTCGCCCATCTGTATTGGCTATGGCTGGAAGGGGACGACCCGGCCCCGTTCTATCTGGCCCCGCCGCGGCGGTCGCCGGACGGCATCCTACCGGGCACCGGCGTTTTGCCGCCACCGAATTAG